GTTATTGTGGCGAGCCCGCTTGATGTGGCAAGCCCGCTCGCCACAACAAGCCCGCTGGCCACAGGAAGACCGCTCGCCACAACAAAATGGGTTAAGCCAACGTGCGGCTCAACGTCACCCAATACCGCGTCCGCGCCCGTACTTCAAACCCCAGGGTCTGGGATAGCAAGGCAAGGATGCGGTCAGTGTCATCCAGGCGAAAGCTGCCGGTGACGCGCAGCGTTTCCAGGCTCGGGTCCCAGCGCAATACACCTGAGCGGTAACGCTCCAATTCACGCAGAAAATCCCCCAGCGCCTGGTCCTGTGCGGTCAATACGCCGTCACGCCAACCCAGCTGCAACACATCGAAGGGCACACAGGCGCCGAGCCCTTGCGGCGTCAATGGCGCTTGCTGGCCGCTGCTCAAGGTCGCGCGTCGCCCGCTCACATCGCGCACCTGCACCGCGCCCTTGAGCACCGACACCCGGCAACCGGAAGCCAGTTGGCGCACACACACCTCGGCCTGGCTGACGAGTACCTCGCCATGGCGGGTATGCACGGTCAGCGGCGCCGACCCTGGAACAGTCAGCGCCAGCTCACCCTCCACCAGCGTAATGCGCCGTTGTGCAAGGTCGACATCCACCGCCGTGGCCGTGTTGAGTTGCAGGCTGCTGCCATCGGCCAACGGCAGGCGCCTGCGCTCGCCGGTGGCCGTGTGCACGTCGGCCCGCCATGCTTCGATGGGCAACTGGCGGCTGATCAGCCAGGCGCTCGGCACTAACGCCGCGACACCCAGGGCGCGCTTGAGAATTGCCCGCCGCGTCGCTTGCGGGCGGTCGAGGCTGGCCATCGCCAAGGCTTGCGGCAAGTCGCTGAAACGCTGACGCAGGGATTGGGCTTTCTGCCAGGTCTGCTCGTGCTGGGGATGGCTGTCGCGCCACTGCTGCAAGGCAGCGTGATCGCGCTCGGTGGCGGCGCCGGACTCCAGCAACGCCAGCCACTGGGCGGCAGCGCGTGCAACATCGCGGCTCACAGGTCGACCAGCAAGCAGTGTTCGTAGGCGTGCGCCATGTAGCGCTTCACCGTGCGCTCGGACACCTCGAGCCGTTCGGCGATCTCGCGATACCCCAGGCCTTCGAGCTGGCTCCACAAAAACGCACGGCGCACCAGCACCGGTAAACCGTCGAGCAATTCATCCAGCGCTTGCAGGGTTTCCAGCACCAGCCAGCGTTGCTCCGGCGACGGCACACAGGTGTCCGGCAGGTTGGCCAGGGCATTCAAGTAAGCCTGCTCAAGGCTGCGCCGCTGATGAAAGTTGACCAGCAAGCGCTTGCCGACCGTTACCAGATATGCCCGAGGCTCCTGCAATTGCGCAATCGGCTGGGCGCTGGCCAGCACGCGCAGGAAAGTATCCTGGCTCAGGTCCGCAGCATCCCAGGCGTTGCCCAGGCGTCGGCGCAGCCAGTTTTCCAGCCAACTGCGGTGGTCGCGGTACAAACTCGACAGCGTGTGGTCGGCGGCGTGGGTCGGGACAACAGCATCATTCATGGCAAGCGACCTGCGCGGCGCGAGTGAG
The sequence above is a segment of the Pseudomonas sp. R76 genome. Coding sequences within it:
- a CDS encoding FecR domain-containing protein, which encodes MSRDVARAAAQWLALLESGAATERDHAALQQWRDSHPQHEQTWQKAQSLRQRFSDLPQALAMASLDRPQATRRAILKRALGVAALVPSAWLISRQLPIEAWRADVHTATGERRRLPLADGSSLQLNTATAVDVDLAQRRITLVEGELALTVPGSAPLTVHTRHGEVLVSQAEVCVRQLASGCRVSVLKGAVQVRDVSGRRATLSSGQQAPLTPQGLGACVPFDVLQLGWRDGVLTAQDQALGDFLRELERYRSGVLRWDPSLETLRVTGSFRLDDTDRILALLSQTLGFEVRARTRYWVTLSRTLA
- a CDS encoding sigma-70 family RNA polymerase sigma factor; amino-acid sequence: MNDAVVPTHAADHTLSSLYRDHRSWLENWLRRRLGNAWDAADLSQDTFLRVLASAQPIAQLQEPRAYLVTVGKRLLVNFHQRRSLEQAYLNALANLPDTCVPSPEQRWLVLETLQALDELLDGLPVLVRRAFLWSQLEGLGYREIAERLEVSERTVKRYMAHAYEHCLLVDL